The following proteins come from a genomic window of Miscanthus floridulus cultivar M001 chromosome 2, ASM1932011v1, whole genome shotgun sequence:
- the LOC136537841 gene encoding uncharacterized protein: protein MAKLGSSSCRPLRQRMMLPALLLLASIHAGPVMALNEQVAADLTKLVDKVTEMTANTGLTKLGKKKGWKDFSNGGKAGIKLHKYLCKAQGWMDKQNPGGDNFDTLASSNGLGRGGYLSSSFPSFSYNVTSEEGGGNSVVVCWSSQPHVPAAGTGASTTLVPSRYPNDGRYYVRITGIRVGQEELPVQTPAELNRPPPPAYLSTAQPYTYLESSLYGRLRAAVIGQTNALNPGATPSLITADKLCYSPAALSVPHRLLRIAILLASNNVMQTMELGGSADTVWYRDSSMFCLGILPATTVEPVLGSMIQSGRMMTIDLTAAGGLGTLTF, encoded by the coding sequence ATGGCGAAGCTCGGTAGCAGCAGCTGCAGACCACTACGGCAAAGGATGATGCTCCCTGCCCTCCTCCTCCTTGCTTCCATCCATGCTGGTCCGGTCATGGCGTTGAACGAGCAAGTTGCCGCCGACCTGACGAAATTGGTGGACAAGGTCACGGAAATGACGGCCAACACGGGCCTGACGAAATTGGGTAAGAAAAAGGGCTGGAAGGATTTCAGCAATGGCGGGAAGGCGGGGATCAAGCTCCATAAGTACTTGTGCAAAGCACAAGGCTGGATGGACAAGCAAAACCCTGGAGGCGACAACTTCGACACCCTCGCCTCCAGCAACGGTCTCGGCCGGGGCGGCTACCTGTCCAGTAGCTTCCCCAGCTTCTCCTACAACGTGACGAGCGAAGAAGGCGGAGGCAACAGTGTCGTCGTCTGCTGGTCCTCGCAGCCGCATGTACCAGCAGCAGGTACTGGTGCTAGTACTACTCTGGTTCCCAGCAGGTACCCCAACGACGGCCGGTACTACGTCCGGATCACGGGCATACGGGTCGGCCAGGAGGAGCTCCCTGTGCAGACCCCAGCGGAGCTgaaccgcccgccgccgccggcgtacCTGAGCACCGCCCAGCCGTACACCTACCTCGAGAGCAGCCTGTACGGGCGCCTCAGGGCGGCCGTCATTGGGCAGACGAACGCGCTGAACCCGGGGGCCACGCCCTCCCTGATCACTGCCGACAAGCTGTGCTACTCCCCTGCGGCGTTGTCGGTCCCGCACCGGCTCCTGCGCATCGCAATCCTCCTCGCCAGCAATAACGTCATGCAGACGATGGAGTTGGGAGGCTCGGCCGATACCGTCTGGTACAGAGACTCCTCCATGTTCTGCTTGGGAATCCTGCCTGCTACGACGGTAGAGCCCGTCCTAGGCAGCATGATCCAGAGCGGCAGGATGATGACCATCGATCTCACGGCCGCCGGTGGCCTGGGTACCCTTACGTTTTGA